The genomic stretch TCCAAGCGGTGCAGGAGGCCGACGGCTCCTGGTTCGGGCGCTGGGGCACGAACTACCTCTACGGGACCTGGTCGGTCCTCGCCGCCCTGGAGATAGCGGGCGAGGACCCGACAGAGGCCTACATCCGCCGCGCCGTCGCATGGCTCATGGCACAGCAGCAACCCGACGGCGGCTGGGGCGAGGGCAACGACAGCTATCACCCGGAGAAGCGCGGCACGCCCCACCCGAGCACCGCGTTCCAAACCGCCTGGGCGCTACTCGGGCTTATGGCCGCCGGTGAGGTCGGATCGGAGGCCGTCCGTCGCGGCATCGACCACCTCCTCTCCCGCCAAGGCCCTGACGGCCTCTGGCACGACCCCGGTTTCACCGCCCCTGGCTTCCCGCGGGTCTTCTATCTCAAATACCACGGCTATACCCGGTATTTCCCGCTCTGGGCGCTCGCCGACTATCGGAACCGCACAGTGCCTCGAGGCCCTTGATCCGCCAGGGGCCGGGTCGAGAAACGACACCATTCTTCGACTCGGATCCCCTGAATTCGCCGGTTTCTTAGGCCGCGAGATGTCCATGCGTCGTCCGAAAGAGCCGCACGGCAGTCGAAGTGATCCATCACCCGGTCAAGATGGCGATACCGGGCGGTGTCACATCCCTGTACTTGCATGCCGACATTCCCTGCCGAAATGCCGTGCTAATCCTCTCCCTCGGGGACACGTGCTACCTTTTCTCCCGCTCCCTCCGAGAGAGGCTATCGCCTTTTCTCCCTCTCCACCGGGGAGTGGGGGGGTGAGGGGATCAGAATCAATGAAAGTGTGTGATTTTATTCCGTGATCGCATGAGCGCTGCATTCACCCGCGCGCTGCTCGATGGCGCCTCTGCCCCCTATCGCTCCGCCGGGCGTTTCGCCTGGTACTTCGCGCGAGGAAAGCTCAATGGCGACCCCGCTTTTCTCGGCCTCTTGGAACGGGGTCTGATCCCCGACGACGCGCGCATTCTCGATCTCGGCTGCGGCCAGGGCTTGCTGGCCGCATGGCTCCTCGAGGCGCGCGCCTTATTCGACGCGGGCCATTGGCCGGCGCACTGGCCACCGGCGCCGAAACCGCTGGCGTATCGGGGTATCGAGTTGATGCCGCGCGAGGTGCGCCGCGCCAGACGGGCACTCGGCGGGCGGGCGGAGCTGGTCCGGGGCGACATCCGCACGACCGACTTCGGTAAGCCGAATACCGTCGTGATCCTGGACGTGCTGCACTACATCGACTACGCTGCCCAGGAGAATGTGCTGGCGCGCGTGCGCGATGCACTGGCACCCACAGGGATGCTCTTGCTGCGGGTGGGAAACGCCGACGGCGGCCTTCCGTTCCGGATCTCCAACTGGGTCGATCACCTCGTCGCCTTCACCCGCGGCCATCGGTTTCCCACATTTTACTGCCGCTCCCTGCAAGACTGGCAATCGTCGCTCTGCCGCCTCGGCTTCACGGTCGCGTCGGTGCCGATGAGTCGCGGTACGCCGTTCGCGAACGTGTTGCTCGTCGCTAGCCTAATGGGCCGCGTCGGTTGAACGCCCCGACATGAGCCCGGATCCCCAACTGGTCCGGGCCTGCATGCTCAGCGGTAGCCGGTGGCCTCAGGATCCACCGTAATGCGGATCAGCACGTCTGGAACACCTCCAAGGTGCGCCGGCGAAAAGGTAAGCTCGCCCTCCTTCTTGTACAAGGCCTCCAGGCGGTGCGTATCGCCTCCAAAGAAGAATGGGATGAACTGCTTACCGGTGATATGGCTATCCGTATCGTCAGGTCGTCCTATCAAGTCCTCGACCTCTCGTAGCCCCATGCCGATCTGGAGCTTGGCGAACTTGCTATTCGGGGCCGGTGTACCGATGATCTCTCCGTCGAACGATCCGTCCCGAGACTTCACTATACGCGCGCCAGGCGAAGATGGCGACGGTGAATCGGATGTCTCGCTGGCCTAAGGAGCGCTCGTGTCGGCTTGCTGGTGGGACGCGCAGCCGAACAATACGGAAACCAAGATCGCGGTGGGCAGCAGCATTTTTATACGCATATCATCCTCCATAGCCGAACCTGCCGTGAACGTGACCGACTGCGCTAGAGTACTTGCATAATGAAATACGATGCAAATGAGTCAAGTTTATCTGATGGCGAGTTGTGCCTCCTGGCAGGCCTGGTCGATGAGGGTTTGAAGCCTCTCGAAGGCAGCGCGGATAGGGGAGTG from Pseudomonadota bacterium encodes the following:
- a CDS encoding methyltransferase domain-containing protein; protein product: MSAAFTRALLDGASAPYRSAGRFAWYFARGKLNGDPAFLGLLERGLIPDDARILDLGCGQGLLAAWLLEARALFDAGHWPAHWPPAPKPLAYRGIELMPREVRRARRALGGRAELVRGDIRTTDFGKPNTVVILDVLHYIDYAAQENVLARVRDALAPTGMLLLRVGNADGGLPFRISNWVDHLVAFTRGHRFPTFYCRSLQDWQSSLCRLGFTVASVPMSRGTPFANVLLVASLMGRVG